Proteins from one Malaya genurostris strain Urasoe2022 chromosome 2, Malgen_1.1, whole genome shotgun sequence genomic window:
- the LOC131430501 gene encoding soluble calcium-activated nucleotidase 1, whose translation MKKYNYSKLNQRDLEGKVGFASPATVSTNGATVIDTGMYLRDWRQALRTPPSYRLGNRTIRLQVHLIWPLAVLGAIVVLLVYIISSSPLSNGPSIHELDKSSMILYNHTYPLSSPIVSNGMYTYRIGIIADLDTSSRVDGKDTWSSFLMKGYLSYVPSSGTVTVSWDETGPKQLKSSFSLKGRGMELSELVVFDGKLLTFDDRTGLVYVIDQDNIYPWLLLMDGDGKANKGFKSEWATVKDQVLYVGSMGKEWTTASGDFENNNPMFVKAVTVHGEIYHLDWSSNFKNLRNAIGIEWPGYMIHESGVWSSELRRWFFLPRRCSKERYNETRDEHMGCNYLISADESFHSIKPVELKRRNASPTHGFSSFKFLPNSDERIIVALSTEELNGKTSSFISVFDTSGEMLMPETKIPTNYKFEGLEFI comes from the exons ATGAAAAAGTACAACTACAGTAAACTTAATCAACGGGATTTGGAAGGGAAGGTTGGCTTCGCCTCTCCAGCGACGGTTAGCACTAACGGTGCCACTGTTATCGACACCGGAATGTATCTAAGAGACTGGCGCCAGGCGTTGCGCACTCCGCCATCGTACAGATTAGGCAATCGCACCATCCGGCTACAGGTGCATTTGATATGGCCGTTGGCAGTGCTGGGAGCGATAGTAGTTCTGCTAGTGTACATTATTAGCAGTTCGCCTTTATCGAATGGACCAAGCATTCACGAATTGGACAAAAGCTCCATGATTTTATATAATCACACTTATCCACTGAGTAGTCCCATTGTTAGTAATGGAATGTACACATATCGGATAGGAATCATTGCCGATTTAGATACTAGTTCACGAGTCGATGGAAAGGATACTTGGAGCAGTTTTCTGATGAAGGGTTATCTCAGTTATGTTCCTTCTTCAGGGACGGTTACAGTTTCGTGGGACGAAACGGGACCGAAACAATTGAAAtccagtttttcattgaaag GTCGCGGTATGGAATTGTCCGAGTTGGTAGTGTTTGACGGAAAGCTACTGACGTTTGACGATCGAACTGGTTTGGTGTACGTGATTGATCAGGACAATATCTATCCGTGGCTACTATTAATGGACGGTGATGGAAAGGCAAACAAAGGGTTCAAATCAGAATGGGCTACCGTGAAGGATCAGGTGCTGTACGTAGGTTCAATGGGCAAAGAATGGACTACGGCAAGTGGTGACTTCGAAAACAACAATCCTATGTTTGTGAAGGCAGTTACAGTGCATGGGGAG ATTTATCACTTGGACTGGTCATctaatttcaaaaatcttcgCAATGCCATTGGTATTGAATGGCCCGGTTATATGATTCACGAATCCGGCGTGTGGTCAAGTGAGTTGAGACGTTGGTTTTTCCTGCCGAGACGTTGTTCGAAAGAACGCTACAATGAAACACGAGACGAGCACATGGGATGCAATTATCTTATCTCTGCTGATGAGTCGTTTCATTCCATCAAGCCAGTTGAACTGAAACGGAGAAATGCTTCTCCGACGCACGGCTTCTCAAGCTTCAAGTTTCTTCCAAACTCAGACGAGAGGATTATAGTAGCTTTGTCGACCGAAGAGCTGAATGGTAAAACATCAAGTTTTATCAGTGTTTTCGACACAAGCGGAGAAATGTTAATGCCGGAAACAAAGATACCAACAAACTACAAGTTTGAAGGCCTAGAGTTTATTTAG